In a single window of the Nilaparvata lugens isolate BPH chromosome 1, ASM1435652v1, whole genome shotgun sequence genome:
- the LOC111058614 gene encoding uncharacterized protein LOC111058614 translates to MKYIVLFSLLVAGFYSLSVSGLHLSNLSPVCLRCICHASSNCNMTIGCYGGRCGPLQISRQYWKDAGRYVLPEDNPNRDGAFLDCAEDHSCATQILKHYIIAHGKDCNHDGITDCDDYAMLHFNLKSDCTVPIDATNFGLRYSTCRPTASLDDDDDII, encoded by the exons atgaaatatattgtgCTTTTTTCTTTATTAGTTGCTGGTTTTTATTCACTGTCAG TTTCAGGCCTCCATTTATCGAACTTGAGTCCGGTGTGCCTGCGGTGCATCTGCCATGCCTCCAGCAACTGCAACATGACCATTGGCTGCTATGGGGGGCGATGTGGACCTCTCCAGATTTCCAGGCAGTACTGGAAGGATGCTGGACGATATGTTCTCCCTGAAGATAATCCCAACAGAGATGGAG ctTTCCTGGACTGTGCAGAAGATCATAGCTGCGCAACGCAAATCCTGAAACACTACATTATTGCTCATGGCAAG GATTGCAACCACGATGGAATAACAGATTGTGATGATTATGCCATGCTCCATTTTAATTTGAAGTCTGATTGTACTGTTCCAATTGATGCAACAAATTTTGGTTTGAGGTACTCTACGTGTAGACCGACTGCCAGTCTGG atgacgatgatgatataatttga
- the LOC111063947 gene encoding invertebrate-type lysozyme 3, with the protein MSKFSRIQILEIILICLCNINDICGKESRIEPIDAKCLTCICFGASGCGKEAKCDSDVCGMFAIGYDYWSESGQPTLAFDDPTADGAYMRCASDLHCAARTVENHMNKFPYDCNADRKINCWDYAGVHNRGYIRCADFWDIDFDRNFQNCMTNKTMIMKFITDY; encoded by the exons ATGTCCAAATTCTCTAGAATACAAATCTTAGAAATTATTCTTATATGTCTGTGTAACATAAATG atatttGTGGGAAAGAGTCAAGAATCGAGCCGATCGATGCCAAATGTCTGACGTGCATTTGCTTTGGTGCAAGTGGATGTGGTAAGGAGGCGAAGTGCGACTCTGATGTTTGTGGCATGTTTGCTATTGGCTATGATTATTGGAGCGAGTCTGGACAGCCGACATTGGCCTTCGATGATCCAACAGCAGATGGAG CTTACATGAGATGTGCCTCAGATCTTCATTGTGCTGCAAGAACGGTTGAAAATCACATGAACAAGTTTCCTTAT GATTGCAATGCAGATAGGAAAATCAACTGTTGGGACTACGCTGGAGTACATAATCGAGGGTATATCAGATGTGCTGATTTCTGGGATATTGACTTtgatagaaattttcaaaattgtatgacaaacaaaacaatgattatgaaatttattactgacTACTGA
- the LOC120349617 gene encoding persulfide dioxygenase ETHE1, mitochondrial, giving the protein MLGPQISFSKTFFFRQLFDQESSTYTYLLADINSKEAVLIDPVLEQAIRDSNLIKELGFSLKYAMNTHMHADHITGSGALKKMIPGCKSIISKSSGANADIKLEPHDVIEFGSFKLDVRPTPGHTNGCVTYVAEDQGIAFTGDTLLIRGCGRTDFQEGDAATLYESVHNHIFSLPEHFRLFPAHDYKGQMSTTVWEEKRYNPRLTKSKNEFIDLMNNLNLPYPKKIGKSFIKLTYENSNLQCTFFDQLCVTEYF; this is encoded by the exons ATGCTGGGTCCTCAGATATCATTCTCTAAAACCTTCTTTTTTCGTCAG CTATTTGATCAGGAAAGTAGTACGTACACATACCTGTTAGCAGACATCAACTCCAAGGAGGCAGTTCTAATTGATCCAGTACTAGAGCAAGCTATCAGAGACTCAAATCTTATCAAGGAATTGggattttctttgaaatatgcAA TGAATACGCACATGCACGCTGACCACATAACAGGCTCTGGTGCACTCAAGAAGATGATCCCTGGATGCAAGAGCATTATATCGAAATCGAGCGGCGCCAATGCTGACATCAAACTCGAGCCTCATGACGTCATAGAGTTCGGATCTTTCAAACTCGATGTTCGGCCCACTCCAGGCCACACAAATG GTTGTGTGACATACGTTGCCGAAGACCAAGGAATCGCATTCACAGGAGATACTCTCCTGATCAGAGGTTGTGGTCGAACCGATTTCCAAGAGGGAGACGCTGCTACGCTCTACGAGTCAGTACACAATCACATATTCTCGCTTCCCGAACATTTTCGACTCTTCCCTGCACATGACTATAAAG GTCAAATGAGCACAACTGTTTGGGAAGAGAAGAGATATAATCCACGACTGACGAAGtcaaaaaatgaattcattgaTTTGATGAACAATCTAAACTTGCCTTATCCAAAGAAAATTGGTAAGTCCTTCATTAAACTAACTTATGAAAACTCAAATCTACAATGTACGttttttgatcaattatgtgtcaccgaatatttttga